The stretch of DNA CGACAGTCATGCCGGCATCGGCCTGTACGACCTCCAGGGCGATCAGGCCAACCGCACCGGCGAGTACCTGGAAGGCATCGCGCGCCTGTGGGGCGAGCAGGACCTGCCAGCGCTGACCGCCGATTACATGGCGGTGCTGCACAAGATGAACCCCGATGGCGAACTGCGTTATTACCCGGGCTCGCCCGAGCTGGCGCGGCGTTTGACCCGTTCCCAGGACCGGGTGCTGCTCAACGAGAAGCATCCGGAAGACGGGTTGTTGCTCAAGGAAAACATGAAGGGCGATCGCCGGGTGGCGGTCCACCTGGGCGAGGGCTGGCATGTGGCGCGGGCGCTGCTGCCGGTGGCCGAGAAGCGCGCGGTGATGCTGATCGACCCGCCGTTCGAACAGCTCGACGAGATGCAGCGTTGTGCCGCGTCGTTGAAAGAAGCCATCGGCCGGATGCGCCAGACCGTGGCGGCCATCTGGTACCCGGTCAAGGATCAACGGGCGCTGCGCCGCTTCTACCAGGACCTGGCCGGTACCGGCGCGCCGAAGCTGCTGCGTGTGGAACTGCTGGTGCATCCGCTGGATACGCCCAACAGCCTGAACGGCTCGGGCCTGGCGATTGCCAACCCGCCATGGGGGCTGGAAGAGGAGTTGCGCGAGCTGCTGCCATGGCTGGCACAGAAACTGGGCCAGACCCAGGGTGGCTGGCAGATGGATTGGCTGATCGCCGAATAATGTGAGGTTGTAGCCGCTGCCGAGGTACGAGGCTGCGATGGGCAGCGAAGCGGCCCCCGAGGGCGCTCCTGCGGACCGCATCGCAGCCTCGTGCCTCGTCAGCGGCTACGGGTCAGATCGGGCAGGTCACGCCTGTGCCGCCGATCCCGCAGTAGCCTTCCGGGTTCTTCGCCAGGTATTGCTGGTGGTAGGCCTCGGCGTAGTAGAAGGTCGGGGCTTCTTCGATTTCCGTGGTGATGGCGCCCAGCCCGGCCTTGGTCAGCTCGGCCTGGAACACTTTTTCGCTGGCCTTGGCCTGCTCCAGCTGGGTCGGGTTGGTGGCATAGATCACCGAGCGGTACTGGGTGCCGATGTCGTTGCCCTGGCGCATGCCCTGGGTCGGGTTGTGCAGTTCCCAGAACATCGCCAGCAGTTCCTGATAGCTGACTTTCTCCGGCTCGTAGACCACCAGCACCACTTCGCTGTGGCCGGTCAAGCCCGAGCAGACTTCTTCGTAGGTCGGGTTCGGGGTAAAGCCGCCGGCGTAGCCCACCGACGTGCTGAACACGCCCTCGCGCTGCCAGAACTTGCGTTCCGCGCCCCAGAAGCAACCCAGGCCGAAGATGGCGAATTCCACGTTGCCCGGGAACGGGCCCAGCAGCGGGTTGCCGTTGACGAAGTGTTCGGCTGGCACGGTCATCGGGGTTTCGCGGCCAGGCAGGGCTTGTTCTTTGGTAGGTAGCACGTTTTTGTTCACCAGAATTTCCGAGCGCAGAACCATGATCAGTCCTCTCAGTCAGGGTGGGATTGAGTAATTAACCAGACACGCAGTTTGCCCGAGTGTTACAGCGCTGTCAGGCGATTGGGCCGCGCGGATAACGTTTGAGCTTGTCGATCAGCTCCGAGCCGGGGATCGGCCGGTCGAACAGGTAGCCCTGGCCGACATCGCAGCGGTGGCGACGCAGGAAGGACAGCTGCTCCGCGGTTTCGATGCCCTCGGCCACCACCTGGATCTTCAGGTTGTGGGCCATGGCGATCACCGCCGAGGTGATTTCCATGTCGTCCTGGTTGGCGGGGATTTCATGGATGAAGCTGCGATCGATCTTGATGATGTCGATCGGGAATTTTTTCAAGTAGCTCAGCGACGAATAACCGGTGCCGAAGTCGTCCATGGCCAGGGTCAGACCGAGCTTTTTCAGCTGGTCGAGTTGCTGGTGGGTGTCTTCGGTGGCTTCCAGCAGCAGGCCTTCGGTCAGTTCCAGCTCCAGCAGCGAGGCGGGCAGCTGTTCTTCCTTGAGGATGCTGGCGATGGAGGCCACCAGGTCCGGGTCGGAAAACTGCTTGGGCGACAGGTTGATCGCCACCTGCAGATTGCCCAGGCCGGCGGCGGTGAGCTGCTTGCTCATGCGGCAGGCCTGGCGCGCGATCCATTTGCCGATCGGGATGATCAGGCCGGTCTCTTCGGCGACGCTGATGAACTGGTCCGGGCGGATCATGCCCTTTTCCGGATGGTTCCAGCGCAGCAGCGCCTCCAGGCCCAGCAGGCGTCCGCTGCGCAGGCACAGCTTGGGCTGGTAGAACACGTCCAGCTCGTTCTGGGTCAGGGCGCGGCGCAGGTTGTTTTCCACGAACAGCTTGTAGCTGGCTTCGGCGTTCAGGGCCTCGGTAAACACCTGCACCTGATGTTTGCCGTTGGCCTTGGCCTTGTGCAGCGCCAGGCCGGCGTTGCGCATCAGGGTCTGTGGGTCGCGGCCGTGCAGCGGTGCGCAGGCCAGGCCCACGGAGCCGGTGACGCTGATGAGTTGGTTGTCGACGAACATCGGCTTGTCGAGGGTCATCAGCAATTGGCTGGCGATCTGTTGGCCGGCCTCCAGGTCGGTGTCGTCCAGCAGCACGGCGAACTCGTTACTGGCGAAGCGCGCCAGGCTGCCGCTCGGGCTCAGGCTGTTGCGCAGGCGCCGGGCCAGGCTGATCAGCAGCTTGTCGCCGGTCTGGTGGCCGAGGCTGTCGTTGATCCGCTTGAAGTTGTCGATGTCCACCAGCAGCAGGCTGATGGGGCTGTCGCTGTCGCGGGCGAAGCGTTCGTCGAGGTTGCGGATGAAGGCGGGGCGGTTGCCCAGGTTGGTCAGGTTGTCGGTGTAGGCCAGGCGCTCGATGCGTTGCTGGGCCAGCTTGGTCTGGGTGATATCTTCATAGATGCCGATGTAGTGGGTCAGTTCGCGGTTGTCGCCATAGACCTTGGAGATCGACAGCTGGCCCCAGTACGGCTCCAGGTTCTTGCGCCGGCTCTTGAACTCGCCCTGCCAGCTGTTGCTCTTGGCCAGGCTGGAGGGCGCGTCGAACAGCAGTTCGCTGAGGTTCTCCAGCGCCGGCAGTTCCGCCAGCCGATGGCCGTGGACTTCCTCGGTGCTGTACTGGGTGATCGCGGTGAAGCTCGGGTTGACGTACTCCACCACGCCGTCGCAATTGACCAGCAGAAAGGCATTGGCGCTTTGCTCGACTGCACGTTGGAACAGGTGCAGGGCGCTGGTGGCGGTACGGCGGTTGTGGTTGTTGATGACCTGGGCGAACTGGTCGGCCAGCTCGCCGGCAAAGGCGATTTCATCGGATTGCCAGGCGCGGGTGTTGCCCACTTGTTCCAGGCACAGCACGCCGACCACCTGGCCGTCGATGCGGATACTGGCGTCGAGCATGGCGTTGATATTGCGCGGGCGCAGGCTCTCGGCCATTTCCCGGGTGCGCGGGTCGCGCATGGCATTGTGCGCATCGATGGCCCGGCTGGTGTGCAGGGCTTCGAGGTAGTCGGGGAAGTCGCTGGCGTCGATCGTCTCCGGCAGGATGTATTCCTGCAGGTCACGGTGATACACGCAGATGGGCACCAGCATCTGGCCTTCGAGGTTCCAGATGCTGGCGTAGTCGATCTCGTAGATGTCGCAGGCGCTGCGGGTGATCAGCTCGGCGGCTTCCAGCAGGGAGTTGTTGGCGCTATAGCGCTGGCGGGCCAGGAGCAGGATCAGGTCTTGCTGGGCGCGCACCCGTTCGAGGTGCTGGAGTTGTTCCTGCTGGGCGCGCTGATTGAGTTCCAGGGCGATTTGCAGGCGACTGTTCTGGGTTTCCAGGTCGGGCGCGGAGAGCGGCTGATCGTTGTCGAGCAGGCCATCGACCACCAGAAAATAGCCACGCAGCAGGTGTCGATTGTGCTGTTTGTAGGCTTCGCCGAGTTCCAGCAGGCTGAGTGAGCCCTTGGCGGTGTGCAGGGTGTAGCGAATCAGATAATGCGGGCTGTGGGTCAGTTGCTGCTGGATCGCATCGTGCAACTGATAACGGGCTTCCGGCTCCATCAGGCTGGCATAGGGCGAGCCGACCAGGGCGCAGAGCTCGACGGCGGGCAGGCCGAATTGGCGTTCACAGTTCGGGTCGAGAAACAGCAGGGCCCAGCTCGCTTCATTCAGCCGTTCGAAACGCAGCATGCCGAGCCGCGAGGGCACGGGCAACTGCGTCACTACCTCGGCCACCATACGGCTGGCGGCATCGGGTTGGCTTTTCATGGGGAAACTCGCTTGGTAAATGCTGATCGCGCCGGGCTCGCGCCCTCTTTACTGTTGCCTGCGGCAAGGTTGCATCATGCGGCACTGACTGACAAGTGAGATGAAGGCTAAGTGCTATAAGAATCTATCGGCAGAACGGAAGATTTCTGAAAGCTAATCTTTCCTGGTGTTTTACCGGGCTTTGGCGGCTGGTTACAGCGATTTTTCGGCAAAAAAAAGCCCCGCCAAATCGACGGGGTTGAGGTACGAGCGTGGCGCTCGAAAAGGGTGCAACGGCCGGCTTCCCCATGACAGGGAAACCGGCCGAGTCTTACAGCAGGATGGTGCGGATATCCGCCAGCAGATCGCTCAGACGCTTGGTGAAGCGTGCGGCAGCGGCGCCGTTGATCACGCGGTGATCGTAGGACAGCGACAGCGGCAGCATCAGCTTCGGCTGGAAGGCTTTGCCGTCCCAGACTGGCTGGATGGTGGCCTTGGAAACGCCGAGGATCGCCACTTCCGGTGCGTTGACGATCGGCGTGAAGCCGGTGCCGCCAATGTGACCGAGGCTGGAGATGGTGAAGCAGGCGCCCTGCATGTCGTCCGCCGAGAGCTTCTTGGTCCGGGCTTTTTCAGCCAGGGAAGCGGCTTCGGCAGCCAGTTGCAGCAGGCTCTTCTGATCGACGTTCTTGATCACCGGTACCAGCAGGCCATCCGGAGTGTCGACCGCGAAGCCGATGTTCACGTACTTCTTGCGGATGATCGCTTTGCCGCTAGGCGCCAGCGAACTGTTGAAGTCCGGCAGTTCCTTGAGCAGGTGCGCGCAGGATTTCAGCAGCAGCGGCAGGATGGTCAGCTTGACGCCGGCCTTCTCTGCAACGGCTTTCTGGGCGATCCGGAAGGCTTCCAGCTCGGTGATATCGGCCGAGTCGAACTGGGTGACGTGAGGCACGTTCAGCCAGCTGCGATGCAGGTTCGATGCGCCAGCCTGCATCAGGCGGGTCATCGGCACTTCTTCGATCTCGCCGAAGCGGCTGAAGTCCACCACCGGAATCGGCGGGATGCCCGCGCCACCGGTTGCGCCGCCAGCAGCTGGCGCTTCCTTGGCCTTTTGCATCATCGCTTTGACGTAAACCTGCACGTCTTCCTTGAGGATGCGACCGTGCGGACCGCTGGCGCCAACAGCGCTCAGCTCGACGCCGAACTCACGGGCCAGTTGACGCACTGCAGGACCTGCGTGAACTTTGGCGCCAGGCTTGGCAGGTGCAGCGGCCGGGGCGGCAGCAGGTGCAGCGGCAGCCGGAGCAGCAGGTGCCGGAGCGCTTGGCGCAGCCGCGGCAGCTGGAGCCGGGGCAGCAGCAGGTGCCGCGCCTTTGACTTTCAGCTTGAGGATCAGGTCGCCAGTACCGACTTCGTCGTCCAGCTTGATCGCAACGCTTTCCACGATGCCGGCGGCAGGCGATGGAATTTCCATGCTGGCCTTGTCGGATTCGAGGGTGATCAGCGACTGGTCGGCTTCAACGCTGTCGCCAGCCTTGACCAGCACTTCGATGATCTTGGCCTTGCCGGCCGAACCGATATCCGGGACGTGGATGTCCTGGACGCTGTCGGCTACCGGGGCAGCAGGGGCAGCGGCAGCTGGCGCCGGAGCAGCAGCGGCCGGAGCGGTAGCCTGGGCAGGCGCGGCGGCGGCAGGGGCCGCAGCACCTGCCACTTCCAGATCCAGGATCAGGTCGCCGGTGCCGACTTCGTCGTTGAGCTTGACGCTGATGGCCTTGACCACGCCAGCGGCAGGCGATGGGATTTCCATGCTCGCCTTGTCGGATTCCAGGGTGATCAACGATTGATCAGCCTCGACCTTGTCGCCGACCTTGACCTGGATCTCGATGATCTGGGCCTTGCCCGACGAACCGATATCCGGCACGTGCACTTGCTGAACCGAAGCGGCAGCAGGAGCAGCTGGCGCGGCAGCAGGAGCGGCAGCCGGTTTGGCCTCGGCTTTGGCAGCCGGTGCAGCGGCAGGCGCAGGAGCCGCTTGCGCGGCACCCTCGACTTCCAGTTCCAGCAGCTCGTCGCCTTCTTTCAGGCGATCGCCCAGCTTCACTTTCAGGCTTTTGATGACGCCGGCTTTGGGCGCCGGAACTTCCATGCTCGCCTTGTCCGATTCCAGCGTCAGGATGCTCTGGTCGGCTTCGATACGGTCGCCGACCTTCACAAACAGTTCGATTACTTCACCTTCACCGCTGCCGATGTCAGGTACGCGAATGAGTTCGCTCACAAAAAATCTCCTCAGCAGTCCAGTGGGTTGCGTTTTTCCGGGTTGATACCGAACTTGGTGATGGCCTCGGCCACGACCTTAGGTTCGATGTCACCACGGTCAGCCAAGGCTTCCAGGGCTGCCAACACCACGAAATGACGGTCGACTTCGAAGAAGTGACGCAGCTTCTTGCGGCTGTCACTACGGCCGAAACCGTCGGTGCCCAGGACTTTGAATTCCTTGGACGGGACCCACTGACGAATCTGTTCGGCGAACAGCTTCATGTAGTCGGTAGAGGCGATGACCGGGCCCTTGCGGCCGCTCAGGCACTCTTCGACATAGCTCAGCTTAGGCTTCTGGCCCGGGTGCAGACGGTTGCTGCGCTCGACTGCCAGGCCATCGCGACGCAGTTCGTTGAAGCTGGTAACGCTCCAGACGTCCGCGCCCACGTTGAATTCTTCACGCAGGATCTTCGCCGCTTCACGGACTTCGCGCAGGATGGTGCCGGAGCCCATCAGCTGTACGTGGTGCGCCGCTTCGCGGGTGTCTTCCTCGAGCAGGTACATGCCCTTGATGATGCCTTCCTCTACACCGGCCGGCATGGCTGGCTGCTGGTAGGACTCGTTCATCACGGTGATGTAGTAGAAGACGTCCTGTTGCTCTTCGGTCATCTTCTTCATGCCGTCCTGGATGATCACCGCCAGCTCGTAGCCATAGGTCGGATCGAAGGTGCGGCAGTTCGGGATGGTGCCCGCCAGCATGTGGCTGTGACCGTCTTCGTGCTGCAGGCCTTCACCGTTGAGGGTGGTACGGCCGGCAGTACCGCCGATCAGGAAGCCACGGGTACGGCTGTCGCCAGCGGCCCAGGCCAGGTCGCCGATACGCTGGAAGCCGAACATCGAATAGAAGATGTAGAACGGCAGCATCGGCTGGTTGTGGCTGGAGTACGAAGTACCGGCTGCAATGAAGGAGCTCATGGCGCCCGCTTCGTTGATGCCTTCCTCGAGGATCTGGCCCTTCTTGTCTTCGCGGTAGAACATCACTTGGTCTTTATCGACTGGCTCGTAGAGCTGGCCGACGGACGAGTAGATGCCCAACTGACGGAACATGCCTTCCATACCGAAGGTACGGGCTTCGTCCGGGATGATCGGCACGATGCGCTGGCCGATTTCCTTGTCCTTGACCAGTTGCGCGAGGATCCGCACGAAGGCCATGGTGGTGGAGATTTCGCGGTCGCCCGAACCGTCGAGGATGGCCTTGAGGGTATCCAGTGGCGGAGTCGGGATGTTGAAGCTCTTGGCGCGACGCTGAGGCACGAAACCGCCCAGTGCGGCACGACGCTCGCTCAGGTAGCGGGCTTCGGCACTGCCTTCTTCCGGCTTGAAGAACGGCAGGTTTTCGATCTCTTCGTCCTTGACCGGAATGTCGAAGCGGTCGCGGAACAACTTCAGGCTGTCGACATCGACTTTCTTGGTGTTGTGCGCGGTGTTCTTCGCTTCGCCGGCGCCGGTGCCATAACCCTTGATGGTCTTGGCCAGGATGACGGTCGGTTGCTCTTTGTGGTTGACCGCTTCGTGGTAGGCCGCATAGACCTTGTACGGGTCGTGGCCGCCACGGTTGAGTTTCCAGATTTCGTCGTCGGACAGGTCTTCGACCATCGCCTTGAGTTCTGGCGTGTTGAAGAAGTGCTCACGTACGAAGGCGCCGTCTTTGGCCTTGTAGTTCTGGTACTCGCCGTCGATGACTTCGTCCATGCGGCGTTGCAGGATGCCGTCGGTGTCCTTGGCCAGCAGTGGGTCCCAGAAACGGCCCCAGATGACCTTGTTCACATTCCACTGGGCGCCACGGAACACGCCTTCGAGTTCCTGGATGATCTTGCCGTTGCCGCGAACCGGGCCGTCGAGGCGCTGCAGGTTGCAGTTGATGACGAAGATCAGGTTGTCCAGCTTCTCGCGGCCGGCCAGGGAGATCGCGCCCAGGGATTCCGGCTCGTCGCACTCGCCGTCGCCCATGA from Pseudomonas chlororaphis subsp. chlororaphis encodes:
- the msrA gene encoding peptide-methionine (S)-S-oxide reductase MsrA, encoding MVLRSEILVNKNVLPTKEQALPGRETPMTVPAEHFVNGNPLLGPFPGNVEFAIFGLGCFWGAERKFWQREGVFSTSVGYAGGFTPNPTYEEVCSGLTGHSEVVLVVYEPEKVSYQELLAMFWELHNPTQGMRQGNDIGTQYRSVIYATNPTQLEQAKASEKVFQAELTKAGLGAITTEIEEAPTFYYAEAYHQQYLAKNPEGYCGIGGTGVTCPI
- the aceE gene encoding pyruvate dehydrogenase (acetyl-transferring), homodimeric type: MQDLDPVETQEWLDALESVLDKEGEDRAHYLMTRMGELATRSGSQLPYAITTPYRNTIPVTHEARMPGDLFMERRIRSLVRWNALAMVMRTNLKDSDLGGHISSFASSATLYDIGFNYFFQAPTEEHGGDLIYFQGHASPGVYARAFMEGRISEDQMNNFRQEVDGNGLSSYPHPWLMPDFWQFPTVSMGLGPIQAIYQARFMKYLEARGFIQPGKQKVWCFMGDGECDEPESLGAISLAGREKLDNLIFVINCNLQRLDGPVRGNGKIIQELEGVFRGAQWNVNKVIWGRFWDPLLAKDTDGILQRRMDEVIDGEYQNYKAKDGAFVREHFFNTPELKAMVEDLSDDEIWKLNRGGHDPYKVYAAYHEAVNHKEQPTVILAKTIKGYGTGAGEAKNTAHNTKKVDVDSLKLFRDRFDIPVKDEEIENLPFFKPEEGSAEARYLSERRAALGGFVPQRRAKSFNIPTPPLDTLKAILDGSGDREISTTMAFVRILAQLVKDKEIGQRIVPIIPDEARTFGMEGMFRQLGIYSSVGQLYEPVDKDQVMFYREDKKGQILEEGINEAGAMSSFIAAGTSYSSHNQPMLPFYIFYSMFGFQRIGDLAWAAGDSRTRGFLIGGTAGRTTLNGEGLQHEDGHSHMLAGTIPNCRTFDPTYGYELAVIIQDGMKKMTEEQQDVFYYITVMNESYQQPAMPAGVEEGIIKGMYLLEEDTREAAHHVQLMGSGTILREVREAAKILREEFNVGADVWSVTSFNELRRDGLAVERSNRLHPGQKPKLSYVEECLSGRKGPVIASTDYMKLFAEQIRQWVPSKEFKVLGTDGFGRSDSRKKLRHFFEVDRHFVVLAALEALADRGDIEPKVVAEAITKFGINPEKRNPLDC
- a CDS encoding 23S rRNA (adenine(2030)-N(6))-methyltransferase RlmJ; this translates as MNYRHAFHAGNHADVFKHLTLTRLIALMSRKEQPFAYLDSHAGIGLYDLQGDQANRTGEYLEGIARLWGEQDLPALTADYMAVLHKMNPDGELRYYPGSPELARRLTRSQDRVLLNEKHPEDGLLLKENMKGDRRVAVHLGEGWHVARALLPVAEKRAVMLIDPPFEQLDEMQRCAASLKEAIGRMRQTVAAIWYPVKDQRALRRFYQDLAGTGAPKLLRVELLVHPLDTPNSLNGSGLAIANPPWGLEEELRELLPWLAQKLGQTQGGWQMDWLIAE
- the aceF gene encoding dihydrolipoyllysine-residue acetyltransferase — protein: MSELIRVPDIGSGEGEVIELFVKVGDRIEADQSILTLESDKASMEVPAPKAGVIKSLKVKLGDRLKEGDELLELEVEGAAQAAPAPAAAPAAKAEAKPAAAPAAAPAAPAAASVQQVHVPDIGSSGKAQIIEIQVKVGDKVEADQSLITLESDKASMEIPSPAAGVVKAISVKLNDEVGTGDLILDLEVAGAAAPAAAAPAQATAPAAAAPAPAAAAPAAPVADSVQDIHVPDIGSAGKAKIIEVLVKAGDSVEADQSLITLESDKASMEIPSPAAGIVESVAIKLDDEVGTGDLILKLKVKGAAPAAAPAPAAAAAPSAPAPAAPAAAAPAAAPAAAPAKPGAKVHAGPAVRQLAREFGVELSAVGASGPHGRILKEDVQVYVKAMMQKAKEAPAAGGATGGAGIPPIPVVDFSRFGEIEEVPMTRLMQAGASNLHRSWLNVPHVTQFDSADITELEAFRIAQKAVAEKAGVKLTILPLLLKSCAHLLKELPDFNSSLAPSGKAIIRKKYVNIGFAVDTPDGLLVPVIKNVDQKSLLQLAAEAASLAEKARTKKLSADDMQGACFTISSLGHIGGTGFTPIVNAPEVAILGVSKATIQPVWDGKAFQPKLMLPLSLSYDHRVINGAAAARFTKRLSDLLADIRTILL
- a CDS encoding putative bifunctional diguanylate cyclase/phosphodiesterase, with translation MKSQPDAASRMVAEVVTQLPVPSRLGMLRFERLNEASWALLFLDPNCERQFGLPAVELCALVGSPYASLMEPEARYQLHDAIQQQLTHSPHYLIRYTLHTAKGSLSLLELGEAYKQHNRHLLRGYFLVVDGLLDNDQPLSAPDLETQNSRLQIALELNQRAQQEQLQHLERVRAQQDLILLLARQRYSANNSLLEAAELITRSACDIYEIDYASIWNLEGQMLVPICVYHRDLQEYILPETIDASDFPDYLEALHTSRAIDAHNAMRDPRTREMAESLRPRNINAMLDASIRIDGQVVGVLCLEQVGNTRAWQSDEIAFAGELADQFAQVINNHNRRTATSALHLFQRAVEQSANAFLLVNCDGVVEYVNPSFTAITQYSTEEVHGHRLAELPALENLSELLFDAPSSLAKSNSWQGEFKSRRKNLEPYWGQLSISKVYGDNRELTHYIGIYEDITQTKLAQQRIERLAYTDNLTNLGNRPAFIRNLDERFARDSDSPISLLLVDIDNFKRINDSLGHQTGDKLLISLARRLRNSLSPSGSLARFASNEFAVLLDDTDLEAGQQIASQLLMTLDKPMFVDNQLISVTGSVGLACAPLHGRDPQTLMRNAGLALHKAKANGKHQVQVFTEALNAEASYKLFVENNLRRALTQNELDVFYQPKLCLRSGRLLGLEALLRWNHPEKGMIRPDQFISVAEETGLIIPIGKWIARQACRMSKQLTAAGLGNLQVAINLSPKQFSDPDLVASIASILKEEQLPASLLELELTEGLLLEATEDTHQQLDQLKKLGLTLAMDDFGTGYSSLSYLKKFPIDIIKIDRSFIHEIPANQDDMEITSAVIAMAHNLKIQVVAEGIETAEQLSFLRRHRCDVGQGYLFDRPIPGSELIDKLKRYPRGPIA